Proteins from one Triticum aestivum cultivar Chinese Spring chromosome 7A, IWGSC CS RefSeq v2.1, whole genome shotgun sequence genomic window:
- the LOC123149439 gene encoding uncharacterized protein, which yields MEFRFRAGDRGPPGSSPPAPSSSPPARFSHPRDGYAGAVASGTQGPSPSPSPRPPLDWEAARREHLIREEVRRRLVEDEVRREFEAKGDLAFARGLHGGWGPDPFLAPGCFMPPPHAPMPMPMRPPPYAPPPPVPFDEFGAWQGFRPRRHAGFGERMPFPCEEGRWSLPPQKPKHKLKLVEIEPSGTPEVPRLKRKTDANAAATVPKKVLKLAKDWSCALCQVSATCEAGLNEHLGGRKHKAKLALCGASKAIKDDKNCSQTTTGNKNSTDPCDAPKKVHMLVDGEMHEVVQKNNYLWCDRCRVRCDSNVIMAGHLRSKKHSKLNKVWTSIKAVRTNTDTKEGLPSCGSRVNTNDSTEIPAVIEGDINMTSEVDESSPVENSARKEIKSIAAEVEIPAVIEGDINMTSGVDESSLVETPAGKEIRSIASEVESITMATEVHENNPGETPVETKKESTDMTNDV from the exons ATGGAGTTCCGCTTCCGCGCCGGGGACCGCGGGCCACCCGGCTCCTCCCCACCCGCGCCCTCCAGCTCCCCGCCGGCGCGGTTCTCCCACCCCCGCGACGGCTACGCCGGTGCCGTTGCTTCGGGCACGCAAG GGCCTTCGCCTTCGCCTTCGCCGCGGCCGCCGCTCGActgggaggcggcgcggcgggagCACCTCATTCGCGAGGAGGTGAGGCGGCGGCTCGTCGAGGATGAGGTGCGCCGCGAGTTCGAGGCCAAGGGCGACCTCGCCTTCGCCCGCGGCCTCCACGGGGGCTGGGGGCCCGACCCGTTCCTCGCCCCCGGCTGCTTCATGCCGCCGCCGCACGCgccgatgccgatgccgatgcGCCCGcccccgtacgcgccgccgccgccggtgcctTTCGACGAGTTTGGTGCCTGGCAGGGGTTTAGGCCTCGCCGGCACGCCGGATTTGGGGAAAGGATGCCGTTCCCCTGTGAGGAGGGGAGGTGGTCTCTGCCGCCGCAAAAGCCGAAGCATAAGCTCAAGCTGGTTGAGATCGAGCCCTCCGGGACACCTGAG GTTCCAAGGCTGAAGAGGAAAACAGATGCCAATGCTGCAGCTACTGTACCAAAGAAAGTACTGAAACTAGCCAAGGACTGGAGCTGTGCTCTATGCCAGGTTAGTGCAACATGTGAAGCTGGTCTAAATGAGCATCTCGGAGGAAGAAAACATAAGGCCAAGTTGGCCCTGTGTGGCGCTAGCAAGGCAATCAAAGATGACAAAAACTGCTCGCAGACGACCACTGGGAATAAGAACAGCACAGATCCTTGTGATGCACCTAAGAAAGTACACATGCTAGTAGACGGTGAAATGCATGAAGTTGTTCAGAAGAACAACTATCTGTGGTGTGATCGCTGCAGAGTCAGGTGTGATAGCAATGTCATCATGGCTGGCCATCTGCGGAGCAAGAAGCACAGTAAATTAAACAAGGTTTGGACATCGATAAAGGCTGTGAGGACAAATACCGATACTAAGGAAGGTTTGCCTTCTTGTGGAAGTCGGGTAAATACAAACGACTCTACTGAAATTCCAGCGGTAATTGAAGGCGACATAAATATGACCAGTGAAGTAGATGAAAGTAGCCCTGTAGAAAATTCAGCCAGGAAAGAAATCAAAAGCATTGCCGCCGAAGTAGAAATTCCAGCGGTAATTGAAGGCGACATAAATATGACCAGTGGTGTAGATGAAAGTAGCCTTGTAGAAACTCCAGCTGGGAAAGAAATCAGAAGCATCGCCAGTGAAGTAGAAAGTATAACCATGGCTACCGAAGTACATGAAAATAACCCTGGGGAAACTCCAGTTGAAACAAAGAAGGAAAGCACAGACATGACAAATGATGTGTGA
- the LOC123149440 gene encoding psbP domain-containing protein 5, chloroplastic yields the protein MAAALLSPASPLPRSSSSAVHPRSKGAAGAAGCAPPSRRRAVSCSCAPDSWSRGLERRQLVLSGLVSSFAIVLPITVAESCAAATEVDDDGVKMAMLVDETNAYSFLYPVQLPGKKTSFRWVESRKSERYSSAAPLSPDARQRIVSERLDMINNAVISVSIGPPSSRFLPSKDKTTWAAKNVADCVLSDKSSLKVTTSQRMAESSVLDAHTEDVDGEPYWYYEYIVRKSPTKSAPEPNLFRHNVACTAERDGFLYSLNASTLSKQWESMGPLLQKAVASFHLLPPTEKYVPPYQDPWRFW from the exons atggcggcggcgctcCTCTCCCCGGCTTCCCCCCTCCctcgctcctcctcctctgcggtCCACCCCAG GAGCAAGGGCGCGGCTGGCGCAGCAGGGTGCGCTCCGCCGTCCAGGAGGAGGGCGGTCTCGTGCTCGTGCGCGCCCGATTCGTGGAGCCGCGGGCTGGAGAGGAGGCAGCTCGTGCTGTCCGGCCTCGTCTCCTCCTTTGCGATTGTTCTCCCGATTACAG TGGCAGAATCGTGCGCTGCTGCTaccgaggtggacgacgacggcgTGAAGATGGCCATGCTGGTAGATGAGACCAACGCCTACTCTTTCCTTTACCCGGTTCAGCTGCCAGGGAAGAAAACCTCCTTCAGATG GGTAGAGTCCAGGAAATCGGAGCGATATTCCTCTGCGGCGCCACTATCTC CTGATGCACGGCAACGCATCGTATCGGAGCGCCTCGACATGATCAACAATGCCGTCATCTCTGTCTCG ATTGGGCCACCAAGCTCACGCTTTCTACCTTCGAAAGACAAGACCACTTGGGCTGCAAAAAATGTCGCTGATTGCGTTTTGTCTGACAAATCTTCATTG AAGGTAACAACAAGCCAGCGAATGGCGGAGAGTTCTGTCCTTGATGCACACACAGAAGAT GTTGATGGAGAGCCATACTGGTACTATGAATACATTGTTCGGAAATCACCAACAAAATCG GCACCAGAACCTAATCTGTTTCGGCACAATGTAGCATGTACTGCTGAGCGAGATG GTTTTCTCTACTCGTTAAATGCCTCCACTCTCAGCAAGCAGTGGGAATCT ATGGGACCTTTGCTACAAAAGGCTGTGGCATCCTTTCACCTCCTCCCCCCGACAGAGAAATATGTTCCTCCTTACCAGGATCCATGGAGGTTTTGGTGA
- the LOC123153767 gene encoding red chlorophyll catabolite reductase 1, chloroplastic-like, translating into MAARSPVAGFTPVEEEQRTERLGYEDSRRRYPDSTARGWRPHNSANLFHTSSLSLAMLLRPDHGLRAPPAPARASVSAAAIPAVSRLPRGALRLPRAASPLRGKTSSALRASAGMPSVAHREVARAVAEEAVARLGDRLLPSAVPADVAEFSNGDGTALGAPDSPIDFMLQSALHCSRRVSWRR; encoded by the exons atggccgcccggTCGCCGGTGGCCGGCTTCACTCCCGTCGAGGAAGAGCAGAGGACGGAGCGCCTCGGCTACGAGGACTCGAGGAGACGTTATCCTGATAGCACGGCCCG TGGCTGGAGACCGCACAACTCTGCCAACTTATTTCACACCTCGTCGCTGTCGCTTGCCATGCTGCTCCGGCCAGATCACGGCCTCCGCGCGCCGCCAGCGCCCGCCCGTGCCTCCGTCTCCGCGGCGGCGATCCCTGCCGTCTCCCGTCTCCCTCGCGGCGCGCTCCGGCTCCCCCGCGCGGCTTCTCCGCTCAGGGGCAAAACGTCGAGCGCCCTGCGCGCGTCGGCGGGCATGCCGTCCGTGGCGCACCGGGAGGTGGCGCGGGCCGtggcggaggaggcggtggcgcggctGGGCGACCGGCTGCTGCCCTCGGCCGTGCCCGCCGACGTCGCCGAGTTCAGCAACGGCGACGGGACCGCCCTTGGCGCGCCTGACTCCCCG ATCGATTTCATGCTGCAGTCGGCGCTTCACTGCAGTCGTCGCGTCTCTTGGAGGAGATAG
- the LOC123153768 gene encoding uncharacterized protein produces MEEGEREIMVRRDRTALSPKVPMMKRKADESAATTVPNKVQKQAEDWSCALCQVSAPSEAGLNEHLGGRKHKAKLAQCGVSKAIKDDKNCLQTTTGNENNTDPCDAPKKICMLVDSATCEAGVNEDLGGRKHKAKLAQCGVSKAIKDDKNCLQTTTGNESNTDPCDAPKKICMLVDGEMHEVVRKNDNLWCDRCRVRCHSKVIMAGHLRSKKHSKLNKVWTSIKAVRTNTNTKEGLPSCGSKVNTNSPTEIPVVIEGDLNMTTGVDESGPVENPVQKEIHPRSKKHSKLNDGWTSIKAVRANTDTKKQIHPTSKKQGKLNNVWTSIKAERTNTDTKEGLPSSGSQALSSNPKVPTVKRKADANAATTVPKKVQKLTKDWSCALCQVSAPCEAALNEHLGGRKHKAKLAQRGVSKTIKDGKNCSQTTTGNENSTDPCDAPKKICMLGGTKHKAKLAQCGVSKTIKDGKNCLQTTTGNENNTDPCDAPKKMKICMPVDGAMHEVVRKDKYLWCDHCRVSCDNYATMACHLRCKKQSKLTKVCSSIKAVRTNTNTTEGLPSCGSQVNTNGSTEIPAVIEGGINMTTTVDESGPVENPVRKEMTKMATIKAVRTNTDTKESLPSCGSRVNTNGSIEIPVVIEGDINMTTAVHESGPVENPVRKEITRMATIKAVRTNTGTKANLPSSCGNQVNTNGSTEIPAAIEGDINMTTAVDESGPVENPVQKEIQRMATIWAMFSC; encoded by the exons ATggaagagggtgagagggagatCATGGTCAGGAGGGATCGAACT GCTCTTTCACCGAAGGTTCCAATGATGAAGAGGAAAGCAGATGAGAGTGCTGCAACTACTGTCCCAAACAAAGTACAGAAACAAGCCGAGGACTGGAGCTGTGCACTATGCCAGGTTAGTGCACCATCTGAAGCTGGTCTAAATGAGCATCTTGGAGGAAGAAAACATAAGGCGAAGTTGGCACAATGTGGCGTCAGCAAGGCGATCAAAGATGACAAAAACTGCTTGCAGACGACCACTGGGAATGAGAACAACACAGATCCTTGTGATGCACCTAAGAAAATATGCATGCTAGTAGACAGTGCAACATGTGAAGCTGGTGTAAATGAGGATCTTGGAGGAAGAAAACATAAGGCGAAGTTGGCACAATGTGGCGTCAGCAAGGCGATCAAAGATGACAAAAACTGCTTGCAGACGACCACTGGGAATGAGAGCAACACAGATCCTTGTGATGCACCTAAGAAAATATGCATGCTAGTAGATGGTGAAATGCATGAAGTTGTTCGGAAGAACGACAATCTGTGGTGTGATCGCTGCAGAGTCAGGTGTCATAGTAAAGTCATCATGGCTGGCCATCTGCGGAGCAAGAAGCACAGTAAGTTAAACAAGGTTTGGACATCGATAAAGGCTGTGAGGACAAATACCAATACTAAGGAAGGTTTGCCTTCTTGTGGAAGTAAGGTAAATACAAACAGCCCTACTGAAATTCCAGTGGTAATTGAAGGCGACCTAAATATGACCACCGGAGTAGATGAAAGCGGCCCTGTAGAAAATCCAGTCCAGAAAGAAATCCATCCGCGGAGCAAGAAGCACAGTAAATTAAACGATGGTTGGACATCAATAAAGGCTGTGAGGGCAAATACCGATACTAAGAAACAAATCCATCCGACGAGCAAGAAGCAAGGTAAATTAAACAATGTTTGGACATCGATAAAGGCTGAGAGGACAAATACCGATACTAAGGAAGGTTTGCCTTCTTCTGGAAGTCAG GCTCTTTCATCAAATCCAAAGGTTCCAACAGTGAAGAGGAAAGCAGATGCAAATGCTGCAACTACTGTGCCAAAGAAAGTACAGAAATTAACCAAGGACTGGAGCTGTGCACTATGCCAGGTTAGTGCACCATGTGAAGCTGCTCTAAATGAGCATCTTGGAGGAAGAAAGCATAAGGCAAAGTTGGCACAGCGTGGCGTCAGCAAGACGATCAAAGATGGCAAAAACTGCTCGCAGACGACCACTGGGAATGAGAACAGCACAGATCCTTGTGATGCACCTAAGAAAATATGCATGCTTGGAGGAACAAAGCATAAGGCAAAGTTGGCACAGTGTGGCGTCAGCAAAACAATCAAAGATGGCAAAAACTGCTTGCAGACGACCACTGGGAATGAGAACAACACAGATCCTTGTGATGCACCTAAGAAAATGAAAATATGCATGCCAGTAGACGGTGCAATGCATGAAGTTGTTCGGAAGGACAAATACCTGTGGTGTGATCACTGCAGAGTCAGTTGTGATAACTATGCCACCATGGCTTGCCATCTGCGGTGCAAGAAGCAGAGTAAATTAACCAAGGTTTGTTCATCGATAAAGGCTGTGAGGACAAATACCAATACTACGGAAGGTTTGCCTTCTTGTGGAAGTCAGGTAAATACAAATGGCTCTACTGAAATTCCAGCGGTAATTGAAGGCGGCATAAATATGACCACCACGGTAGATGAAAGCGGCCCTGTAGAAAATCCAGTCCGGAAAGAAATGACAAAAATGGCCACCATAAAGGCTGTGAGGACAAATACTGATACTAAGGAAAGTTTGCCTTCTTGTGGAAGTCGGGTAAATACAAACGGCTCTATTGAAATTCCAGTGGTAATTGAAGGCGACATAAATATGACCACCGCAGTACATGAAAGCGGCCCTGTAGAAAATCCAGTCCGGAAAGAAATCACAAGAATGGCCACCATAAAGGCTGTGAGGACAAATACTGGTACTAAGGCAAATTTGCCTTCTTCTTGTGGAAATCAGGTAAATACAAACGGCTCTACTGAAATTCCAGCGGCAATTGAAGGCGACATAAATATGACCACCGCAGTAGATGAAAGTGGGCCTGTAGAAAATCCAGTCCAGAAAGAAATACAAAGAATGGCCACCATATGGGCAATGTTTTCTTGCTAA